A stretch of Amycolatopsis balhimycina FH 1894 DNA encodes these proteins:
- the gcl gene encoding glyoxylate carboligase translates to MPRIPAMQAVVDVLESEGVDTVFGCPGAAILPLYNALQGRVIEHLIVRHEEGATHMADGWARTNGNVGVAIGTSGPAGTNMITGLYTAHADSIPIICITGQAATTKLHQEAFQAVDIVEIAKPVTKWAVQVREAAQLPWIFREAFRIARSGRPGPVLIDLPIDIQKQDIEWDSSIDSPLPVTAVKPAPARVERAVEMLLRAERPLILAGGGVVLGEASERLRAAAERLGVPVQVTLMGKGSFPEDHELFAGMAGIQTSQRWANAAFLESDLVLALGARFGDRHTGELSVYRGERKFIHVDIEPTQLGKVFGPDLGIVSDTREFLDALLTALDRRSATPRREWVARIGELKEALPRRDDFDSLPIKAPRVFKEINETFGADTYFVTAIGLYQIWSGQFQQTHKPRHYQVCGQAGPLGWEIPAAIGVKKARPDAEVVGVVGDYSFQFLVEELAVAAQYDVGFVLIMLNNEYLGLIRQAETGYEMNFEVDIHYDAIGTDNVKIMEAYGCSGTRVHEPGEIRTSLEWARKEAERTSRPVLVEIMIEREGNAAMGAALDAVREFEPA, encoded by the coding sequence ATGCCCAGAATCCCCGCGATGCAGGCGGTCGTCGACGTCCTGGAGAGCGAAGGCGTCGACACCGTCTTCGGCTGCCCCGGCGCCGCCATCCTCCCGCTGTATAACGCCCTACAAGGCCGGGTGATCGAGCACCTGATCGTCCGCCACGAAGAGGGCGCGACGCACATGGCCGACGGCTGGGCAAGGACGAACGGGAACGTCGGCGTCGCCATCGGCACCTCCGGTCCGGCCGGGACGAACATGATCACCGGGCTCTACACCGCGCACGCGGACTCGATCCCGATCATCTGCATCACCGGCCAGGCCGCGACGACGAAGCTGCACCAGGAGGCGTTCCAGGCGGTCGACATCGTCGAGATCGCCAAGCCGGTGACGAAGTGGGCGGTGCAGGTCAGGGAGGCGGCGCAGCTGCCGTGGATCTTCCGCGAGGCGTTCCGGATCGCGCGGTCCGGCCGTCCGGGTCCGGTGCTCATCGACCTGCCGATCGACATCCAGAAGCAGGACATCGAGTGGGACTCCTCGATCGACTCGCCGCTGCCGGTCACGGCGGTGAAACCCGCTCCCGCGCGCGTCGAGCGGGCTGTTGAGATGCTTCTCCGGGCCGAACGCCCGCTGATCCTGGCCGGCGGCGGCGTCGTCCTCGGCGAGGCGAGCGAGCGGCTGCGGGCCGCGGCCGAGCGTCTCGGCGTCCCGGTGCAGGTGACGCTGATGGGCAAGGGCAGCTTCCCCGAGGACCACGAGCTGTTCGCCGGAATGGCCGGCATCCAGACGTCCCAGCGCTGGGCGAACGCAGCCTTTCTGGAGTCCGACCTCGTGCTCGCGCTCGGCGCCCGGTTCGGCGACCGGCACACCGGCGAGCTGTCGGTCTACCGGGGCGAGCGGAAGTTCATCCACGTCGACATCGAGCCGACCCAGCTGGGCAAGGTGTTCGGCCCGGACCTCGGGATCGTCTCGGACACGCGCGAGTTCCTCGACGCGCTGCTGACGGCCCTGGACCGCCGCTCGGCAACGCCACGGCGGGAGTGGGTCGCCCGGATCGGCGAGCTGAAGGAGGCACTGCCCCGGCGCGACGACTTCGACAGCCTGCCGATCAAGGCGCCGCGGGTGTTCAAGGAGATCAACGAAACCTTCGGTGCGGACACCTACTTCGTCACCGCGATCGGGCTGTACCAGATCTGGTCGGGCCAGTTCCAGCAGACGCACAAGCCGCGGCACTACCAGGTGTGCGGCCAGGCCGGCCCGCTCGGCTGGGAGATCCCGGCCGCGATCGGCGTCAAGAAGGCGCGGCCGGACGCCGAAGTCGTCGGCGTGGTCGGCGACTACTCGTTCCAGTTCCTCGTCGAGGAGCTGGCGGTCGCCGCCCAGTACGACGTCGGGTTCGTGCTGATCATGCTGAACAACGAGTACCTCGGGCTCATCCGCCAGGCCGAGACCGGCTACGAGATGAACTTCGAGGTCGACATCCACTACGACGCGATCGGCACGGACAACGTGAAGATCATGGAGGCCTACGGCTGCTCGGGCACCCGCGTGCACGAGCCGGGCGAGATCCGCACGTCCCTGGAGTGGGCGCGCAAGGAGGCCGAGCGCACCAGCCGGCCGGTCCTGGTGGAGATCATGATCGAACGCGAGGGCAACGCCGCCATGGGCGCCGCCCTCGACGCCGTCCGCGAGTTCGAGCCGGCGTAA
- the pucD gene encoding xanthine dehydrogenase subunit D: protein MSAAARSPQELHDTIAGGIGESPLRPDGTLKVRGEFAYSSDLWHEDMLWGATLRSPHPHARIVRLDVSRALAQPGVHAVLTHEDVPGENVYGLKFQDTPALAEGLVRYQGEPVAILAADHPEIARQALKEIVVEYDVLEPITDPERAAHDDTLPKLHPGGNLVRHQRIVKGDPAATADVVVSGVYEIGMQDQAFLGPESGLAVPAEDGGVDLYLATQWLHVDQRQTAKALGLPLEKVRLTLSGVGGAFGGREDLSMQIHSCMLALRTGRPVKMVYNRLESFFGHVHRHPAKMYYEHGATRDGKLVYVRAKLYFDGGAYASKTPVVVGNGTTLSVGPYDVPNAHIEGWGVYTNNPTCGAMRGLGAVQPTYAYESQMDKLAAALGMDPAELRIRNALSEGSTVVTGQVVDFPAPVAELVQRVRDLPLPPSRSGDVDIRELPGGASNTTHGEGVVRGVGYGVTIKNISYAEGLDDYSTARVRLEVIGGEAVAMVHTAAAEVGQGLVTLQQQIARTELGVTRVSVHPADTSVGDAGSSSASRQTYVTGGAVRNACRAVADTVYSRLGLAAEGMSLTGGKVVAADGEVVADLAELLGDTAIEETREFHHRPTYPLDPETGQGDAHVQYGFSAHRAVVDVDLDLGLVKVVQLDCAQDVGKAMNPDAVVAQIQGGSAQGLGLAVMEEILVEGGKVRNPSFTDYLIPTILDMPPMRVEVLERPDPHAPYGVRGVGEPPTISATPAIANAIRAATGLELPRVPIRPEHITGVRDDHVAFRRAGMAR, encoded by the coding sequence ATGAGCGCCGCGGCCCGTTCCCCGCAGGAGCTGCACGACACCATCGCCGGCGGCATCGGCGAGAGCCCGCTGCGCCCGGACGGCACGCTCAAGGTCCGCGGCGAGTTCGCCTACTCCTCGGACCTCTGGCACGAGGACATGCTGTGGGGCGCCACCCTGCGCAGCCCGCACCCGCACGCCCGGATCGTCCGCCTCGACGTCTCCCGCGCGCTCGCCCAGCCGGGCGTGCACGCGGTGCTGACCCACGAGGACGTGCCCGGCGAGAACGTCTACGGCCTGAAGTTCCAGGACACCCCGGCGCTGGCCGAAGGACTCGTGCGCTACCAGGGCGAACCGGTCGCGATCCTCGCCGCCGACCACCCGGAGATCGCGCGGCAGGCGCTCAAGGAGATCGTCGTCGAGTACGACGTCCTCGAACCGATCACCGATCCCGAGCGGGCCGCGCACGACGACACCCTGCCGAAGCTGCATCCCGGCGGGAACCTGGTGCGCCACCAGCGGATCGTCAAGGGCGACCCGGCCGCCACCGCGGACGTGGTCGTGTCCGGCGTGTACGAGATCGGCATGCAGGACCAGGCGTTCCTCGGGCCGGAGTCCGGGCTCGCGGTCCCGGCCGAGGACGGCGGCGTCGACCTCTACCTGGCCACCCAGTGGCTGCACGTCGACCAGCGCCAGACGGCGAAGGCCCTCGGGCTGCCCCTGGAGAAGGTGCGGCTGACGCTCTCCGGGGTCGGTGGGGCGTTCGGCGGCCGCGAGGACCTGTCGATGCAGATCCATTCCTGCATGCTCGCGCTGCGTACCGGCCGTCCGGTGAAGATGGTATACAACCGACTGGAGTCGTTCTTCGGGCATGTGCACCGCCACCCGGCGAAGATGTACTACGAGCACGGCGCCACCCGCGACGGCAAGCTCGTCTACGTCCGCGCGAAGCTGTACTTCGACGGCGGCGCGTACGCGTCCAAGACCCCGGTCGTGGTCGGCAACGGCACCACGCTGAGTGTCGGTCCATACGATGTACCGAACGCGCACATCGAGGGCTGGGGTGTATACACCAACAATCCGACCTGCGGCGCGATGCGCGGTCTCGGCGCGGTGCAGCCGACGTACGCCTACGAGTCCCAAATGGACAAACTCGCCGCGGCGCTGGGCATGGACCCGGCGGAGCTGCGGATCCGCAACGCGCTGAGTGAAGGGTCCACTGTGGTCACCGGCCAGGTGGTCGACTTCCCGGCGCCGGTGGCGGAACTCGTCCAGCGGGTCCGCGACCTGCCGCTGCCACCTTCGCGCAGCGGTGACGTCGACATCCGCGAACTGCCCGGCGGCGCGTCCAACACGACGCACGGCGAAGGGGTGGTGCGGGGTGTCGGCTACGGCGTGACGATCAAGAACATCTCCTACGCGGAAGGCCTCGACGACTACTCGACCGCCCGCGTCCGCCTGGAGGTGATCGGCGGCGAAGCGGTCGCGATGGTGCACACCGCCGCGGCCGAGGTCGGGCAGGGTCTGGTGACGCTGCAGCAGCAGATCGCCCGCACCGAGCTGGGTGTGACGCGGGTGAGCGTGCACCCGGCCGATACAAGCGTCGGCGACGCGGGATCCAGCTCGGCGTCGCGCCAGACGTATGTCACCGGCGGCGCGGTCCGCAACGCCTGCCGGGCGGTTGCGGATACGGTATACAGTCGGCTGGGTCTCGCCGCGGAAGGTATGTCGTTGACTGGCGGCAAGGTGGTCGCGGCGGACGGCGAAGTCGTCGCCGACCTGGCCGAGTTGCTTGGCGACACGGCGATCGAGGAGACCCGGGAGTTCCACCACCGCCCGACGTATCCGCTCGACCCGGAGACCGGCCAGGGCGACGCCCACGTGCAGTACGGCTTCTCGGCCCACCGCGCGGTGGTCGACGTCGACCTGGACCTCGGCCTGGTCAAGGTGGTGCAGCTCGACTGCGCGCAGGACGTCGGCAAGGCGATGAACCCCGACGCCGTCGTCGCCCAGATCCAGGGCGGCTCGGCCCAGGGCCTCGGTCTCGCCGTGATGGAGGAGATCCTGGTCGAGGGCGGCAAGGTGCGGAACCCGTCGTTCACCGACTACCTCATCCCGACCATCCTCGACATGCCGCCGATGCGCGTCGAGGTCCTCGAACGGCCCGACCCGCACGCGCCCTACGGCGTCCGCGGCGTCGGCGAGCCGCCCACGATCTCGGCCACGCCGGCGATCGCCAACGCCATCCGCGCGGCCACCGGCCTCGAGCTGCCGCGCGTCCCGATCCGCCCCGAGCACATCACCGGAGTTCGAGATGACCACGTCGCCTTCCGTCGAGCGGGAATGGCTCGATGA
- a CDS encoding FAD binding domain-containing protein: MEFLRPGSLAGALAAKAANPGAVPIAGGTDVMVELNFDHRRPESLLDLGRVAELHEHGTDGSRIRIGAAVPYSRIISELGTQLPGLAMAARTVGSPQIRNRGSVGGNLGAASPAGDSHPALLAADAEVEIASVRGTRIVAAEDFYTGVKRNVLEPDELITAVLLAPATGPQQFSKIGTRNAMVIAVAAFGLALHPGEKRVGTGVGSAAPTPRRAFDAEEFLAAELDWDSPKPITDSVKRRFGDLVAAAAAPIDDVRGSAAYRRHALGVMARRTLTWAWTEYCGGSAKCA, encoded by the coding sequence GTGGAATTCCTCCGACCCGGCTCGCTGGCCGGCGCGCTCGCCGCGAAGGCCGCGAACCCCGGTGCGGTCCCGATCGCCGGCGGCACGGACGTGATGGTCGAGCTCAACTTCGACCACCGCCGTCCCGAGTCGCTGCTCGACCTCGGCCGCGTCGCCGAACTGCACGAGCACGGCACCGACGGCAGCCGGATCCGGATCGGTGCGGCCGTGCCGTACAGCCGGATCATCAGCGAGCTCGGTACGCAGTTGCCCGGCCTGGCGATGGCCGCGCGGACCGTCGGGTCCCCACAGATCCGCAACCGCGGCTCGGTGGGCGGCAACCTGGGTGCGGCCTCACCCGCGGGCGACTCGCACCCGGCCCTGCTGGCCGCCGATGCCGAGGTCGAGATCGCCTCGGTCCGCGGCACCCGGATCGTCGCGGCCGAGGACTTCTACACCGGCGTCAAGCGGAACGTTCTGGAGCCGGACGAGCTGATCACCGCAGTACTCCTGGCCCCGGCCACCGGGCCGCAGCAGTTCAGCAAGATCGGCACCCGCAACGCGATGGTCATCGCCGTCGCCGCCTTCGGTCTGGCCCTGCACCCCGGTGAGAAACGGGTCGGCACCGGTGTCGGGTCGGCCGCACCCACGCCCCGGCGGGCGTTCGACGCCGAGGAGTTCCTGGCCGCCGAGCTGGACTGGGACTCGCCGAAGCCGATCACCGACTCGGTGAAGCGCCGCTTTGGCGACCTGGTCGCCGCGGCCGCGGCGCCGATCGACGACGTCCGGGGGAGCGCGGCCTACCGGCGGCACGCTCTCGGCGTCATGGCGCGCCGGACGCTGACCTGGGCCTGGACCGAATATTGCGGAGGGAGCGCGAAGTGCGCGTGA
- a CDS encoding (2Fe-2S)-binding protein yields the protein MRVNVTVNGESRRADNVWEGESLLYVLRERLGLPGSKNACEQGECGSCTVYLDGVPACACLVAAGQAEGREVVTVEGLATGEALDPVQEAFVEHGAVQCGFCTPGLLVAAHDLIERVPDPSDVEIREALAGNLCRCTGYEKILDAVRDAAAKKAVR from the coding sequence GTGCGCGTGAACGTCACTGTCAACGGCGAATCCCGCCGGGCGGACAACGTCTGGGAAGGCGAGAGCCTCCTCTACGTCCTGCGCGAGCGGCTCGGCCTGCCCGGCTCGAAGAACGCTTGTGAGCAGGGCGAATGCGGTTCGTGCACGGTCTACCTCGACGGCGTCCCGGCGTGTGCGTGCCTGGTCGCGGCGGGGCAGGCCGAGGGCCGCGAGGTCGTCACGGTCGAAGGGCTCGCGACCGGCGAGGCCCTCGACCCGGTGCAGGAGGCGTTCGTCGAGCACGGCGCCGTGCAGTGCGGTTTCTGCACGCCCGGTCTGCTGGTCGCCGCCCACGACCTGATCGAACGCGTGCCGGACCCGAGCGACGTCGAGATCCGCGAGGCGCTCGCCGGGAACCTCTGCCGCTGCACCGGGTACGAGAAGATCCTCGACGCCGTCCGCGACGCGGCCGCGAAGAAGGCCGTCCGATGA
- a CDS encoding NCS2 family permease: MTQTEIQEPDLVEVPATRRALLDKLFELRARQSTIGREVRGGVTTFVAMAYIVLLNPLILGASADITGARLSAAQVTTATALAAAVMTVLMGLVGNAPLALAAGLGVNGIVAFQMAPEMTWPQAFGLVVLEGVCIVLMAVSGVRERIMNAIPRPLKTAITVGIGLYIALVGLVSAGFVSRVPDAAATPVPVRLGADGHLSGWPIVVFCVGLLLMIVLVARKVPGAVLISIGVATVLAVVLHDGFGVGGWGRTDPALPDHVVAAPDFGLFGHIDLFGGFASAGALAATVFLFTLVLSGFFDAMGTITSVSDEAGLSKNGKVPRMGRILLVDGAGAIAGGVTGSSPNTVFLESAAGVGEGARTGLASVVTGLLFAGTLLFTPLAGVVPAQAAAPALVVIGGMMVAQCRTIPWHDPDYTIPVFLTAALIPFTYSITNGVGAGLIAFVLIKIGRGKWREAGWLLSLLALVFAVYFAIDGVEALFR; encoded by the coding sequence ATGACCCAGACCGAAATTCAGGAACCGGACCTCGTCGAAGTACCCGCAACACGTCGTGCGCTCCTCGACAAGCTGTTCGAGCTTCGCGCAAGGCAATCCACGATCGGCCGCGAAGTCCGCGGCGGCGTCACGACGTTCGTCGCGATGGCTTATATCGTGCTGCTCAACCCGCTCATCCTCGGCGCCTCCGCCGACATCACCGGCGCCCGGCTGTCGGCCGCGCAGGTGACCACGGCGACCGCGCTGGCCGCCGCCGTGATGACCGTCCTCATGGGACTCGTCGGCAACGCACCCCTCGCGCTGGCCGCCGGGCTCGGCGTCAACGGCATCGTCGCCTTCCAGATGGCGCCCGAGATGACCTGGCCACAGGCGTTCGGCCTGGTCGTGCTCGAAGGCGTGTGCATCGTGCTGATGGCCGTCAGCGGCGTCCGTGAACGGATCATGAACGCCATCCCGCGGCCGCTCAAGACGGCGATCACCGTCGGGATCGGGCTCTACATCGCGCTCGTCGGGCTGGTCAGCGCCGGGTTCGTGTCGCGGGTGCCGGACGCGGCGGCCACTCCGGTGCCGGTCCGCCTCGGCGCCGACGGGCACCTGTCCGGCTGGCCGATCGTCGTGTTCTGCGTCGGGCTGCTGCTGATGATCGTGCTGGTGGCGCGCAAGGTCCCGGGCGCGGTGCTGATCAGCATCGGCGTCGCGACAGTCCTGGCCGTGGTGTTGCACGACGGCTTCGGCGTCGGTGGCTGGGGCCGCACGGACCCGGCGTTGCCCGACCATGTCGTCGCCGCACCGGACTTCGGCCTCTTCGGTCACATCGACCTGTTCGGCGGCTTCGCGTCGGCGGGCGCGCTCGCGGCGACGGTGTTCCTGTTCACCCTGGTGCTGTCCGGATTCTTCGACGCCATGGGCACGATCACCAGCGTCTCCGACGAGGCCGGGCTGTCGAAGAACGGCAAGGTTCCGCGGATGGGCCGCATCCTGCTCGTCGACGGTGCGGGCGCGATCGCGGGCGGTGTCACCGGATCGTCGCCGAACACGGTGTTCCTGGAATCGGCGGCCGGTGTCGGCGAAGGCGCGCGGACCGGGCTGGCGAGCGTCGTCACCGGCCTGCTGTTCGCCGGGACGCTGCTGTTCACGCCGCTGGCCGGGGTCGTCCCGGCCCAGGCCGCGGCACCCGCGCTGGTGGTGATCGGCGGGATGATGGTCGCGCAGTGCCGGACCATCCCGTGGCACGACCCGGACTACACGATCCCGGTGTTCTTGACTGCCGCACTGATCCCGTTCACCTACTCGATCACCAACGGTGTCGGCGCCGGCCTGATCGCGTTCGTGCTGATCAAGATCGGCCGCGGCAAGTGGCGCGAGGCCGGCTGGCTGCTCTCGCTGCTGGCGCTGGTCTTCGCGGTGTACTTCGCCATCGACGGCGTCGAAGCCCTCTTCCGCTAA
- a CDS encoding allophanate hydrolase-related protein: MTLMFFNGGAMRGEPLHHLLDGSPFVGAARTAAKYRFYAVGDQCPALYPVSHGGASVTGEVYDVSLDDLRDRVLPSEPHELELGVVELADGSSAFAMLLRRPYTSHVALRDITEIGDWRAFKASA; this comes from the coding sequence GTGACCCTGATGTTCTTCAACGGCGGCGCCATGCGCGGCGAGCCGCTGCACCACCTCCTCGACGGCTCGCCGTTCGTCGGCGCGGCGCGGACCGCGGCGAAGTACCGGTTCTACGCGGTCGGCGACCAGTGCCCGGCGCTGTACCCGGTGTCCCACGGCGGCGCCTCGGTGACCGGCGAGGTGTACGACGTCTCGCTCGACGACCTGCGGGACAGGGTATTGCCATCGGAGCCGCATGAACTGGAGCTGGGCGTGGTGGAGCTGGCGGACGGCAGTTCGGCGTTCGCGATGCTGCTGCGGCGGCCCTACACCTCGCACGTCGCGCTGCGGGACATCACCGAGATCGGCGACTGGCGGGCCTTCAAGGCGAGCGCGTGA
- a CDS encoding nucleoside deaminase codes for MTTSPSVEREWLDEAVRIAMRNVENGGGPFGALIVRDGKVVSTGVNRVTANLDPTAHAEVVAIRAACQELGTFKLDGCVLVSSCEPCPMCLSSALWARVDKVVYAADRDDAARAGFDDRAFYELFDRPRETWTVPVTRLSAKDGFAPFAAWLDKSDRTDY; via the coding sequence ATGACCACGTCGCCTTCCGTCGAGCGGGAATGGCTCGATGAAGCCGTCCGGATCGCCATGCGCAACGTCGAGAACGGCGGCGGCCCGTTCGGCGCGCTGATCGTGCGGGACGGCAAGGTCGTCTCGACCGGCGTCAACCGTGTCACGGCGAACCTGGACCCGACCGCGCACGCGGAAGTGGTCGCGATCCGCGCGGCCTGCCAGGAGCTGGGCACGTTCAAGCTCGACGGCTGCGTGCTCGTTTCGAGCTGCGAGCCGTGCCCGATGTGCCTGTCGTCCGCTTTGTGGGCGCGGGTGGACAAGGTTGTCTACGCCGCCGACCGCGACGACGCGGCCAGGGCGGGCTTCGACGACCGTGCCTTCTACGAACTCTTCGACCGTCCGCGTGAGACGTGGACGGTTCCCGTGACGCGACTGTCCGCAAAGGACGGTTTCGCGCCCTTCGCGGCTTGGCTCGACAAGAGCGACCGCACCGACTACTGA
- a CDS encoding hydroxypyruvate isomerase family protein — MPEEGHSLPYVANLSILFKEVPLPERAAAAREAGFTDVEYWWPFDTAVPARDEVDGFIGSLERAGVRLRGLNFYAGDMAAGERGLVSWIGRETEFADSLVVALGIAERTGCRSFNALYGNRLDGEDPAKQDDLARAHLDKAADAAARIGAQLVIEPLSGADRYPLKTAADAVAVLDDLGRENVRLLADLYHLAVNADDLDALATRHVARIGHVQIADAPGRHQPGTGSLDLDGHLRRLEAAGYTGFVGIEYVPEPDTVTSLAWLPITRRGRA, encoded by the coding sequence ATGCCTGAAGAGGGTCACTCCCTGCCGTACGTCGCCAACCTGTCGATCCTGTTCAAGGAGGTGCCGCTGCCCGAGCGCGCGGCCGCCGCGCGGGAGGCCGGGTTCACCGACGTCGAGTACTGGTGGCCGTTCGACACCGCGGTCCCGGCGCGCGACGAGGTCGACGGCTTCATCGGCTCGCTCGAGCGGGCCGGGGTCCGGCTGCGCGGGCTGAACTTCTACGCCGGGGACATGGCGGCGGGGGAGCGCGGCCTGGTCTCGTGGATCGGCCGCGAGACGGAGTTCGCCGACAGCCTCGTCGTCGCACTCGGGATCGCCGAACGCACCGGCTGCCGCAGCTTCAACGCGCTCTACGGCAACCGGCTCGACGGCGAGGACCCGGCCAAGCAGGACGACCTGGCCAGGGCACACCTGGACAAGGCGGCCGACGCGGCCGCGCGGATCGGCGCGCAGCTGGTCATCGAACCGCTCTCCGGCGCGGACCGCTATCCGCTCAAGACCGCCGCGGACGCCGTGGCCGTGCTCGATGACCTCGGGCGCGAAAACGTGCGGCTGCTGGCCGACCTCTACCACCTGGCGGTCAATGCCGACGACCTCGACGCGCTCGCGACGCGGCACGTCGCCCGGATCGGGCACGTGCAGATCGCCGACGCGCCCGGCCGGCACCAGCCCGGCACCGGGTCCCTCGACCTCGACGGTCACCTGCGGCGGCTCGAAGCCGCGGGCTACACGGGGTTCGTCGGGATCGAGTACGTCCCGGAACCCGACACCGTCACGTCGCTGGCCTGGCTGCCGATCACCCGAAGGGGACGAGCATGA
- a CDS encoding 2-hydroxy-3-oxopropionate reductase produces MKLGFIGLGVMGAPMAAHLVAAGHDVSGYDVNTAAGEKLAAAGGRAATGVADAVAGAEVVLTMLPNHPQVEAVVLAAGGVLDAAEPGALLIDMSTIRPETSIALADAAREKKIRVLDAPVSGGQAGAEQASLSIMVGGSEADFEAAKPVLDAVGKTIVHVGPHGAGQVVKAANQLVVGGIYGLVAEAIVLLEASGVDAVTGLDVLAGGLAGSRILELKRQSMVDRRFAPGFRIDLHHKDMGIALAAARQADVALPLTGLVAQLVAAGRAMGYGSLDHSALLKVVEQLSGRVPAEV; encoded by the coding sequence ATGAAACTGGGATTCATCGGACTGGGCGTGATGGGCGCCCCGATGGCGGCGCACCTGGTCGCGGCCGGGCACGACGTCAGCGGCTACGACGTCAACACCGCGGCGGGGGAGAAGCTCGCCGCCGCGGGCGGCCGCGCGGCTACCGGCGTCGCCGACGCGGTGGCCGGGGCGGAGGTCGTGCTCACGATGCTGCCGAACCACCCGCAGGTCGAGGCGGTCGTGCTCGCCGCCGGCGGGGTGCTGGACGCCGCCGAGCCGGGCGCGCTGCTGATCGACATGAGCACCATCCGGCCGGAGACGTCGATCGCGCTCGCGGACGCCGCGCGGGAGAAGAAGATCCGCGTCCTGGACGCCCCGGTGTCCGGGGGCCAGGCCGGGGCCGAGCAGGCGTCGCTGTCCATCATGGTCGGCGGCTCCGAAGCGGACTTCGAGGCCGCCAAGCCGGTGCTCGACGCCGTCGGCAAGACCATCGTGCACGTCGGGCCGCACGGCGCCGGCCAGGTGGTGAAGGCCGCCAACCAGCTCGTCGTCGGCGGGATCTACGGCCTCGTGGCGGAGGCGATCGTGCTGCTCGAAGCGTCCGGTGTGGACGCCGTCACCGGCCTCGACGTGCTCGCCGGCGGCCTCGCGGGCAGCCGGATCCTCGAGCTCAAGCGGCAGTCCATGGTGGACCGCCGGTTCGCCCCCGGCTTCCGGATCGACCTGCACCACAAGGACATGGGGATCGCGCTGGCCGCCGCCCGGCAGGCCGACGTCGCGCTCCCGCTCACCGGGCTGGTCGCCCAGCTCGTCGCCGCCGGCCGCGCCATGGGGTACGGCTCCCTGGACCACTCGGCCCTGCTGAAGGTCGTCGAACAGTTGTCGGGCCGCGTCCCGGCGGAGGTGTGA
- a CDS encoding glycerate kinase, with the protein MKVLVAPDKFKGSLTAAEAASAVAAGLADVRPSLDVRCLPVADGGDGTVDAVLAAGFRRVPVPARGPTGAPLTASYAVRGDTAVVELAEASGLYRLPGAPEPLAATSAGTGDVMAAAVAAGCRRIVLGVGGSAGTDGGAGMLTALGARLLDGAGRELPPGGAALARIAALDLSGLDLSEVDIELASDVDNPLYGPRGAAYVYGPQKGASPGDVETLDAALRHWASIAGPEFASRPGAGAAGGVGFAAMAVLDARMRPGIELLLDLLRFDAALGGASLVVTGEGSLDAQTLSGKAPAGVARAAAARGIPCVAVSGRCLVPAPDLAAAGISAAYALTDLEPDPARCLAEAAPLLRRLAHRVAADHLSP; encoded by the coding sequence GTGAAGGTCCTGGTCGCGCCGGACAAGTTCAAGGGCTCGCTGACCGCGGCCGAGGCGGCGTCGGCGGTGGCCGCCGGCCTCGCCGACGTCCGCCCCTCCCTCGACGTGCGGTGCCTCCCGGTGGCGGACGGCGGCGACGGCACGGTCGACGCCGTCCTCGCCGCCGGGTTCCGCCGTGTGCCGGTCCCCGCCCGGGGACCGACCGGTGCGCCGCTGACCGCGTCCTACGCGGTCCGCGGCGACACCGCGGTCGTCGAGCTGGCCGAGGCGTCCGGGCTGTACCGGCTGCCCGGCGCGCCGGAACCGCTCGCCGCGACCAGCGCGGGCACCGGAGACGTCATGGCCGCCGCGGTGGCCGCCGGGTGCCGCCGGATCGTGCTCGGCGTCGGCGGCAGCGCCGGCACCGACGGCGGCGCGGGGATGCTGACCGCACTCGGAGCCCGCCTGCTGGACGGTGCCGGACGCGAGCTTCCCCCTGGCGGCGCGGCCTTGGCCCGGATCGCCGCGCTTGATCTGTCCGGTTTGGACCTGTCCGAAGTGGACATCGAATTGGCGAGCGACGTGGACAACCCGCTGTACGGGCCGCGGGGAGCAGCGTACGTCTACGGCCCGCAGAAGGGCGCGTCGCCCGGCGATGTCGAGACGCTCGATGCCGCGTTGCGCCACTGGGCGTCGATCGCCGGCCCGGAATTCGCTTCGCGACCGGGCGCCGGAGCGGCCGGGGGAGTGGGCTTCGCGGCGATGGCCGTGCTCGACGCCCGGATGCGCCCGGGCATCGAGCTGCTGCTCGACCTGCTCAGGTTCGACGCCGCGCTGGGAGGGGCTTCGCTGGTCGTCACCGGCGAGGGTTCCCTCGACGCGCAGACGTTGTCCGGCAAGGCCCCGGCCGGGGTGGCCCGCGCGGCGGCGGCCCGGGGCATCCCGTGCGTCGCCGTTTCCGGGCGGTGCCTGGTGCCCGCGCCGGACCTGGCCGCGGCCGGCATTTCGGCCGCGTATGCGCTGACGGACCTGGAGCCGGACCCGGCCCGGTGCCTGGCCGAGGCGGCACCCCTGCTCCGCCGCCTCGCCCACCGCGTCGCGGCGGACCACCTGAGTCCGTGA